A part of Xenopus tropicalis strain Nigerian chromosome 4, UCB_Xtro_10.0, whole genome shotgun sequence genomic DNA contains:
- the LOC100487906 gene encoding putative nuclease HARBI1: MALLLLAQRAHVRRRRRPPQERVFRARTEFLNLPEEVIIQRYRLHPALIRDLCHLLEHDLQPSTGRSHALPVYVKVTAALDFYTSGTFQTPAGDAAGISQASMSRCVTQVTEAIVRRAHRFIRFPRGRIQRRAAARDFHRLHGFPGAVGAVGCTHVALKPPSDHESRYRNRWRYHSMHMQAVCDARGALTHIVAEYPGSVSEEDILVQSSLGHMFQNRGQDDDDAWLIGGRCYTQKPWLMTPIEDPQSPAELQYNDSHTAALSVLSAAFGSLKSRFRCLSRRGGSLQYSPLKVSQIFVACCVLHNMALSHGLVVPVEERDEWSDVDAAEEGSEEAEHVRQELLRKHFSSR; this comes from the exons ATGGCTCTTCTTCTCCTTGCTCAGCGTGCTCATGTTCGCCGCCGCCGGCGCCCCCCTCAGGAGCGAGTTTTCCGTGCCCGTACTGAGTTTCTAAATCTACCAGAAGAGGTTATTATACAGCGTTACCGCCTGCATCCTGCACTTATCCGTGACTTGTGCCATCTCTTGGAACATGACCTGCAGCCATCAACTGGGCGCTCCCATGCTCTTCCTGTCTATGTTAAAGTCACTGCAGCCCTGGACTTCTACACATCTGGGACCTTTCAGACACCAGCTGGAGATGCTGCAGGCATCAGTCAGGCTAGTATGTCCAGGTGTGTGACACAGGTCACTGAAGCCATAGTACGACGGGCACACCGCTTTATCCGTTTTCCAAGAGGCCGCATACAACGTAGGGCAGCTGCCCGTGACTTTCACAGACTTCATGGCTTCCCGGGGGCAGTTGGAGCTGTTGGATGTACTCATGTGGCCCTGAAGCCACCTTCTGATCATGAGAGTCGCTATCGTAACCGCTGGCGATACCACTCAATGCACATGCAGGCTGTATGTGATGCCCGTGGGGCACTAACACATATTGTAGCTGAGTACCCTGGATCAGTATCTGAAGAGGACATACTAGTCCAGTCAAGTCTGGGACATATGTTCCAAAACCGAGGGCAAGATGATGACGACGCATGGCTTATAG GAGGCCGCTGTTATACCCAGAAACCCTGGCTGATGACACCAATTGAAGACCCTCAATCTCCAGCAGAGCTGCAGTACAATGACTCGCACACAGCTGCCCTCAGTGTTTTATCAGCTGCCTTTGGCTCGCTCAAATCACGGTTCCGTTGTTTGAGCAGGCGTGGGGGTTCCTTACAGTACAGCCCACTCAAAGTCAGCCAAATCTTTGTGGCTTGCTGCGTCCTTCATAATATGGCTCTTAGTCATGGCTTGGTGGTGCCAGTAGAAGAAAGGGATGAATGGAGTGATGTGGATGCTGCAGAAGAGGGCAGTGAAGAAGCTGAACATGTAAGACAAGAACTATTGAGGAAGCATTTTAGCTCAAG gtaa
- the mta2 gene encoding metastasis-associated protein MTA2 isoform X2, translating into MAANMYRVGDYVYFENSSSNPYLIRRIEELNKTANGNVEAKVVCLFRRRDISSSLNSLADSNAREFEDESKQPTVGETHRHQLKHRELFLSRQFESLPATHIRGKCSVTLLNETDILSQYLEKEDCFFYSLVFDPVQKTLLADQGEIRVGSKYQAEIPDQLAEGEPDNRNQQKMEIKVWDPENPLTDRQIDQFLVVARAVGTFARALDCSSSIRQPSLHMSAAAASRDITLFHAMDTLQRNGYDLARAMSTLVPQGGPVLCRDEMEEWSASEAMLFEEALEKYGKDFNDIRQDFLPWKSLASIVQFYYMWKTTDRYIQQKRLKAAEADSKLKQVYIPTYTKPNPNQIISVGSKPGLNGAGFQKGLTCESCHTTVSAQWYAWGPPNMQCRLCASCWIYWKKYGGLKTPTQLEGAARNIGEPHSRGHLSRPEAQSLSPYTTSANRAKLLAKNRQTFLLQTTKLTRIARRMCRDILQPRRAARRPYAPINSNSIKAECSVRLPKASKTPLKILPLVRPSLAAIVKELAAQAPLKPKTPRGTKTPINRNQLSQSRGLSVLPPKRAFDAVSGVGVIPPFSSNGRSFSSGVRSSSQPGVKRQKLNLADAPNPVVFVATKDTRSLRKNLTHMEMRRAARRPSQPVKLKVPLPPRPTNILPPLNPAHPASTSEPIVLED; encoded by the exons attATGTCTATTTTGAGAATTCTTCCAGTAACCCATATCTCATCAGGCGAATAGAGGAACTTAACAAG aCGGCAAATGGCAATGTAGAAGCAAAGGTTGTATGTTTATTCCGCCGCAGGGATATATCCAGCAGTCTGAACAGTCTTGCTGACAGTAACGCAC GAGAGTTTGAGGATGAATCAAAGCAGCCAACCGTTGGAGAGACCCATAGACACCAGTTAAAACATCGGGAGCTTTTCTTATCCCGTCAGTTTGAATCACTGCCAGCAACGCATATAAG GGGGAAGTGCAGTGTGACTCTTCTGAATGAAACAGACATCCTAAGCCAATATTTGGAGAAGGAG GATTGTTTCTTTTATTCGCTGGTGTTTGATCCAGTTCAGAAGACTCTACTAGCAGATCAGGGGGAAATCCGTGTTGGTTCCAAATATCAGGCTGAGATTCCTGATCAGCTGGCAGAGG GAGAACCTGATAACCGAAACCAGCAGAAAATGGAGATCAAAGTTTGGGATCCAGAGAATCctttgacagacagacagattgaccAGTTTCTAGTGGTTGCAAG GGCTGTTGGAACCTTTGCAAGAGCTTTAGATTGCAGCAGTTCAATCAGACAGCCGAGTTTACACATGAGTGCTGCAGCAGCATCTCGTGACATCACACTG TTTCATGCCATGGATACACTACAGAGGAATGGGTATGACCTTGCCCGTGCAATGTCAACACTGGTACCTCAGGGGGGGCCAGTACTTTGCAGGGATGAGATGGAAGAATGGTCAGCATCGGAGGCTATGCTTTTTGAGGAAGCACTGGAGAAATATGGCAAGGACTTCAATGACATCCGGCAAGACTTT ctCCCTTGGAAATCTCTTGCTAGTATCGTTCAGTTCTATTACATGTGGAAAACTACAGACCGATACATCCAGCAG AAACGCCTGAAGGCAGCTGAGGCTGACAGCAAACTGAAACAAGTGTACATCCCCACCTA TACGAAACCCAACCCCAATCAAATAATTTCTGTGGGCTCTAAGCCAGGTCTTAACGGAGCTGGATTCCAGAAGGGTCTGACCTGTGAGAGCTGTCATA CCACAGTCTCTGCTCAGTGGTATGCTTGGGGTCCCCCCAATATGCAGTGTCGACTCTGTGCTTCCTGCTGGATCTATTGGAAGAAATATGGTGGTCTTAAAACCCCAACACAATTGGAGGGAGCAGCACGGAACATAGGA GAACCACATTCCAGGGGCCATCTTTCTCGTCCAGAGGCTCAGAGTTTGTCCCCATACACTACCAGCGCTAACCGTGCTAAACTGCTGGCGAAAAACCGTCAGACCTTTCTGCTGCAGACTACCAAGCTGACTCGCATTGCACGGCGTATGTGTAGAGACATCCTTCAGCCAAGGAGAGCTGCACGCCGGCCTTATGCCCCAATCAACTCAAACTCAATTAAAGCAGAAT GTTCTGTTCGCCTTCCTAAAGCATCAAAGACCCCTCTGAAAATACTGCCCCTTGTGCGCCCTTCCTTGGCAGCTATTGTGAAGGAGCTAG CGGCCCAGGCTCCTCTTAAGCCGAAAACCCCACGTGGGACAAAGACCCCAATAAATAGGAACCAGCTATCGCAGAGTAGAGGGCTGAGTGTGCTACCTCCAAAAAGAGCATTTGATGCA GTGTCTGGTGTGGGTGTCATTCCTCCATTCTCTTCAAATGGCCGCTCGTTCTCTTCAGGTGTCCGTTCTAGCTCTCAGCCCGGTGTCAAGAGACAGAAGCTCAACCTTGCCGATGCCCCCAATCCAGTGGTGTTTGTGGCTACTAAAGACACAAG AAGTCTCAGGAAAAACCTCACACACATGGAGATGCGTAGAGCTGCTCGTCGTCCAAGTCAACCAGTGAAGTTAAAGGTCCCACTCCCGCCACGGCCTACAAACATCCTGCCTCCACTCAATCCAGCCCATCCTGCCAGTACAAGCGAGCCCATAGTTCTGGAGGACTGA
- the mta2 gene encoding metastasis-associated protein MTA2 isoform X1, whose translation MAANMYRVGDYVYFENSSSNPYLIRRIEELNKTANGNVEAKVVCLFRRRDISSSLNSLADSNAREFEDESKQPTVGETHRHQLKHRELFLSRQFESLPATHIRGKCSVTLLNETDILSQYLEKEDCFFYSLVFDPVQKTLLADQGEIRVGSKYQAEIPDQLAEGEPDNRNQQKMEIKVWDPENPLTDRQIDQFLVVARAVGTFARALDCSSSIRQPSLHMSAAAASRDITLFHAMDTLQRNGYDLARAMSTLVPQGGPVLCRDEMEEWSASEAMLFEEALEKYGKDFNDIRQDFLPWKSLASIVQFYYMWKTTDRYIQQKRLKAAEADSKLKQVYIPTYTKPNPNQIISVGSKPGLNGAGFQKGLTCESCHTTVSAQWYAWGPPNMQCRLCASCWIYWKKYGGLKTPTQLEGAARNIGEPHSRGHLSRPEAQSLSPYTTSANRAKLLAKNRQTFLLQTTKLTRIARRMCRDILQPRRAARRPYAPINSNSIKAECSVRLPKASKTPLKILPLVRPSLAAIVKELAAQAPLKPKTPRGTKTPINRNQLSQSRGLSVLPPKRAFDAQVSGVGVIPPFSSNGRSFSSGVRSSSQPGVKRQKLNLADAPNPVVFVATKDTRSLRKNLTHMEMRRAARRPSQPVKLKVPLPPRPTNILPPLNPAHPASTSEPIVLED comes from the exons attATGTCTATTTTGAGAATTCTTCCAGTAACCCATATCTCATCAGGCGAATAGAGGAACTTAACAAG aCGGCAAATGGCAATGTAGAAGCAAAGGTTGTATGTTTATTCCGCCGCAGGGATATATCCAGCAGTCTGAACAGTCTTGCTGACAGTAACGCAC GAGAGTTTGAGGATGAATCAAAGCAGCCAACCGTTGGAGAGACCCATAGACACCAGTTAAAACATCGGGAGCTTTTCTTATCCCGTCAGTTTGAATCACTGCCAGCAACGCATATAAG GGGGAAGTGCAGTGTGACTCTTCTGAATGAAACAGACATCCTAAGCCAATATTTGGAGAAGGAG GATTGTTTCTTTTATTCGCTGGTGTTTGATCCAGTTCAGAAGACTCTACTAGCAGATCAGGGGGAAATCCGTGTTGGTTCCAAATATCAGGCTGAGATTCCTGATCAGCTGGCAGAGG GAGAACCTGATAACCGAAACCAGCAGAAAATGGAGATCAAAGTTTGGGATCCAGAGAATCctttgacagacagacagattgaccAGTTTCTAGTGGTTGCAAG GGCTGTTGGAACCTTTGCAAGAGCTTTAGATTGCAGCAGTTCAATCAGACAGCCGAGTTTACACATGAGTGCTGCAGCAGCATCTCGTGACATCACACTG TTTCATGCCATGGATACACTACAGAGGAATGGGTATGACCTTGCCCGTGCAATGTCAACACTGGTACCTCAGGGGGGGCCAGTACTTTGCAGGGATGAGATGGAAGAATGGTCAGCATCGGAGGCTATGCTTTTTGAGGAAGCACTGGAGAAATATGGCAAGGACTTCAATGACATCCGGCAAGACTTT ctCCCTTGGAAATCTCTTGCTAGTATCGTTCAGTTCTATTACATGTGGAAAACTACAGACCGATACATCCAGCAG AAACGCCTGAAGGCAGCTGAGGCTGACAGCAAACTGAAACAAGTGTACATCCCCACCTA TACGAAACCCAACCCCAATCAAATAATTTCTGTGGGCTCTAAGCCAGGTCTTAACGGAGCTGGATTCCAGAAGGGTCTGACCTGTGAGAGCTGTCATA CCACAGTCTCTGCTCAGTGGTATGCTTGGGGTCCCCCCAATATGCAGTGTCGACTCTGTGCTTCCTGCTGGATCTATTGGAAGAAATATGGTGGTCTTAAAACCCCAACACAATTGGAGGGAGCAGCACGGAACATAGGA GAACCACATTCCAGGGGCCATCTTTCTCGTCCAGAGGCTCAGAGTTTGTCCCCATACACTACCAGCGCTAACCGTGCTAAACTGCTGGCGAAAAACCGTCAGACCTTTCTGCTGCAGACTACCAAGCTGACTCGCATTGCACGGCGTATGTGTAGAGACATCCTTCAGCCAAGGAGAGCTGCACGCCGGCCTTATGCCCCAATCAACTCAAACTCAATTAAAGCAGAAT GTTCTGTTCGCCTTCCTAAAGCATCAAAGACCCCTCTGAAAATACTGCCCCTTGTGCGCCCTTCCTTGGCAGCTATTGTGAAGGAGCTAG CGGCCCAGGCTCCTCTTAAGCCGAAAACCCCACGTGGGACAAAGACCCCAATAAATAGGAACCAGCTATCGCAGAGTAGAGGGCTGAGTGTGCTACCTCCAAAAAGAGCATTTGATGCA CAGGTGTCTGGTGTGGGTGTCATTCCTCCATTCTCTTCAAATGGCCGCTCGTTCTCTTCAGGTGTCCGTTCTAGCTCTCAGCCCGGTGTCAAGAGACAGAAGCTCAACCTTGCCGATGCCCCCAATCCAGTGGTGTTTGTGGCTACTAAAGACACAAG AAGTCTCAGGAAAAACCTCACACACATGGAGATGCGTAGAGCTGCTCGTCGTCCAAGTCAACCAGTGAAGTTAAAGGTCCCACTCCCGCCACGGCCTACAAACATCCTGCCTCCACTCAATCCAGCCCATCCTGCCAGTACAAGCGAGCCCATAGTTCTGGAGGACTGA